GGGGCAGGTGCCCTGGAGCTTTTTGCTGGAAGTAGCCATTCGCGCCATCTTTCTCTACGCCCTGATTGTGGTGTCGATGCGCCTGATGGGCAAGCGGATGTCGTCGCAGCTGAGCCGGCACGAGTTGGCCGCCATTTCGTCCATTGCCGCCGCCATCGGGGTTCCCATTCAGGCCCCCGACCGGGGTCTGCTGCCGGCCTTGCTTATTGCGGCAGTTATTATAGCCGTGCAGCGCCTGGTTTTCTGGGAGTCGTATCGGAACAGAAAATTCGAGACGGTCACTCAAGGCCAGGTATCGGCGATGGTCGAGGATGGCTGCCTGCAGTACGATGCCATGCGGGAATCGGTCTTGTCGCAGGAGCGGGTGTTTGCCGAACTGCGCCAGAAGGGCTACGACAACCTGGGCAAGGTCCGGCGCATGTACATGGAAGCTAGCGGGGCCTTCACCATTGTACCCCAGAGCCCGCCCCGCCCCGGCCTGACGCTGATTCCGAGCTGGGACGAAGACTTTCTGCGCGACCAGCACAAAGCCCCCGACACCTACGCCTGCTGTCACTGCGGCAACGTACAGCATTCGCACCAACAGCAGCCCGGGACTTGCTCCAACTGCCAGCACCAGGAATGGTCGCCGGCGGTAGTAGCCGCGTAGGTCGACTTACAATCGAACGTAAAACCTGTGCAAGGCCGGCGAGTCTAGGAAATTCTAGGCTTGCTGGCCTTCTGCTTGCTGCCGGGGCAGCTGCTGGGCATGAGCAATGAGCCGGTCACGGTGGGCGGAGCCGTCGTGCAGGTGGGCAAAGGAAATCTGCTGCTCCCGACCGTCGGTGCCGCGCACCAGCACGTCGGCCGCACCCACGGCTTCGACTGAGGTTACGTCGGCCCAGTTAAACTGAAACGCCGGCTGCAACAAACCTACCCGGCCGCCAAAGCCCGCAGCGTGCAGATGCAGGTGGCGGCGCTCAATAGCCCGGTACAGGTTGAAAGCCATGACCACAAAAACCACGGCCAGCGCGAAATACAGGTAGGGCAAGACGTGGAAGCTGTGAGTACCGCGGGCCAGGTCGGCGGCGTGGTGGCGGTGCAGGATGTGGTAGCCTTCCAGGGCCAGAATACCGGCTGCGGCCAGTTCCAGCCATGCCACCCGCTCGTGGTGGTGGGCGTGGCGCCTGAGGTGAAGCAGCTCCCGGACCATCAGAATCAGGTAGGCCGCGCCTACCACAAACTCCAGAATCGTCACCCCGGTCAGCGGCTCCTGCCCCATGATGGTCGCCGTGGCCGTGCTGAGCAGAATCAACGCCGGCACGATGTGCGACAGGGCTTTGCCCCGCTGCTGCCGGGCGTGGCGGTGCGTGTAGAGAGTAACCCGGTCAGAACCAGCAGAGGGAGCAGCATTCATACGGCCAAGCACGGAATTTTTCCTCAGTCCCGCAACCAGAAGCACAAGCCGCCCCATTGGGTTTTATAGCTCAGCTTCAAGCAGTTTGCTGCTGCTCTACAACCTCGACACTAGATAATCAGTTAGAAGCCGGTAGCGCCCAGCTGTACGGGCCGCCTTACTGCTGCTTCCGATGCCTGTTTCTGCCATATCCCCCACTCCCACGCTGCAAGCCGGCATGGGTGCTTTGCCGCATGCCCTGGGTACCACCTTCCGCGTGTGGGCCCCCAATGCCGACGCCGTTTCCGTCGTCGGTCCTTTTAACGACTGGGACTCCACTGCCCATCCCCTCGCCCACGAAGCCGACGGCTACTGGGCCGCCGACATAGCCGACCTTGGGCCCGGTACCGAGTACAAGTTCTGGCTGCGAAGCGGCGACGCCGAGCTGACCCGCAACGACCCCTACGCCCGCGAAGTGACTCACTCGGCCGGCAACTCGGTGGTGCCCACCCACGAGTTCGACTGGGAAGACGACAAGTTTCAGATGCCAGCCTGGAATGAGCTGGTTATCTACGAGCTGCACGTGGGCACCTTCCACGCCCCCGACCCTGCCCGCCCCGGTACCTTTCTCGACGTGGTTGAGAAACTGGATTACCTGCGCGAGCTGGGCATCAACGCTATTGAGATTATGCCGCCCACCGAGTTTCCCGGGGGCCGGAGCTGGGGCTATAACCCGGCGCACCCGTTTGCGTTGGAAACCGACTACGGCGGGCCGTTGGCGTTCAAGGAGTTGGTAAAGCAAGCCCACCGCCACGGCATTGCCGTGATTCTGGACGTGGTCTACAACCATTTTGGGCCCGGCGACCTGGATTTGTGGCAGTTCGACGGCTGGCATGAAAACGAGGGCGGCGGCATCTACTTCTACAACGACTGGCGGGCCGAAACGCCCTGGGGCCACAACCGCCCCGACTACGGCCGGCCCGAAGTGCGCCGCTACATCCGCGACAATGCCTTGATGTGGCTCGAAGATTACCGCGTGGATGGCCTGCGCTGCGACTCTATTTCTCACATCCGCAACGTGGACGGCTCCAACGACCCCACCCGCGACCTGCCCGAGGGCTGGAGCCTGATGAAGTGGATCAATGAGGAGATTCAGGCCAAAATGCCCTGGAAAATCACCATTGCCGAGGATTTGCAGGGCAACCCCTATATCACCCGGGCCACTACCGACGAGGGTCAGGGCTTTTCAGCCCAGTGGGATGCCGCCTTTGTCAACATCCTGCGCGAGGCCCTGACCACGCCCCACGACGCGGACCGCAACCTGACGGCCGTAGCCGAAATTATCGGCCATACCTACAACGGTGACGCCTTTCAGCGCATTGCCTACACCGAGTCGCACGATGAGGTGGCCAACGGCAAGTCGCGGGTAACGGAGGAAATCATGCCCGGTGATGCCCACAGCTGGTTCCCGAAGAAGCGCGCCACGCTCGGAGCGGCCCTGGTGTTTACCGCGCCCGGCATCCCGATGATGTTTCAGGGGCAGGAAATGCTGGCCGACGGCTACTTTTCCGACGACCAGCCCCTGGAGTGGCAGCATGCCGACCAGCACGCCGGCCTGGTGCACTTGTACCGGGACCTGATCCGGCTGCGGCGCAACCTCGACGGCCAAACCCGCGGCCTGCTGGGCCAGCACACCGCCATAACCCACCTCAACGACGCGGACAAAATCCTGGCGTTCCGCCGCTGGGACCAGGGCGGGCCCGGCGACGAAACCATCATCCTGGCCAACTTCGCCGACCAGACTCACCCGGCCTATACCATTGGTTTGCCGGCCGGGGGCCAGTGGCGGGTGCGCTTCAACAGCGACTGGGAAGGCTACGATGAGGAGTTCGGCAACTTCGAAAGCGTGGACTCCGAGGCTACGGAAGGCGAATACGACGGGCTGCCCTTCCAAGCGAGCTTCGGGTTGGCGCCGTATTCGGTGCTGATTATTTCGCAGGAGGCTTTTTAACGACACTTTTACGCCCCGCTGCGTACCACCTTAGCGCAGGGTTTGGCGAAAACCGGCGGTAAAAAGCCCGGTTTCCGCCAAACCCTGCGTTTTTTTCACGTCAAAACTCCGTTAGAAACCTATCTTGCCAGTCCACGCCAAACCCCACCGCATGCAAGTCCCGCTCCCCACCCCCGAAGCCATTTCGCCCGACGCTCTGCTCGTGGAAGTTGCCTGGGAAGTCTGTAATCAGGTCGGTGGCATCTACACCGTGATTCGCTCGAAAGTGCCGGCGACGGTGCTCGGTTGGGAGGACCGGTACTGCCTGCTCGGCCCTTACTTCGCCAGCCAGGCCCAGAGCGAGTTTGAGCCCCTGGAAGATTACGCTTTCGAAAAATTGCCCGCCGACGACCCATTTGCCGCGGCCGTGCGCCAGATGCGCGCCCAGGGCTACGAGGTGCACTACGGCCACTGGCTCGTAACCGGCAAACCCCGCGTGGTGCTCATCAACCCCTACCAGGCCTACGACCGGCTCGGTCAGATCAAGGCTGACCTGTGGAACCACCATGGCATTCCGACGCCCGATAACGACGATTTACTCCACCAGGTCGAAGCTTTCGGCAACCAGGCCAAGCACTTTCTAAAACTGCTGGCGGAAGCCGTAGTGCCGCCCAAGCGCGTCATTGCCCACTTCCACGAGTGGATGACCGGCGTGGCCATTCCCGATCTGCGGCGCGAGCAGGTGCCGCTGCACATCGTCTTTACCACGCACGCCACGCTGCTGGGCCGCTACCTGGCCATGAACGACCCCAACTTCTACGACCACCTGATGCAGGTGAACTGGGCCGCGGAAGCCGTGCATTTCAACATCGAAACCGCCGTGCGCATCGAGCGGGCCGCCGCCCACGGGTCCCACGTCTTCACGACCGTCAGTGAGCTGACTGTGCGCGAGTGCATCTACCTGCTCGACCGGATTCCGGACGCGGTGCTGCCCAATGGCCTCAATATTGAGCGGTTTGTAGCCCTGCACGAGTTTCAGAACCTGCACCAGCTCTACAAGTCCAAGATTCACGAGTTCGTGATGGCGCATTTTTTCCAGAGCTACTCGTTTGATCTGGACAACACGCTCTACCTCTTCACCTCGGGCCGCTACGAGTACCACAACAAGGGTTTTGATTTGACCCTGGAAGCCCTGGCCCGGCTCAACTACCGTATCCAGCAAAGCGGACTGGAAGGCCAGGTGGTTATGTTCTTCATTACCAAAAGGCCCTTCCATAGCATCAACCCGCAGGTGCTGCAAAGCCGGGCCATCCTGGAAGAAGTACACGAAACCTGCGAAGCCATTGAGCGGCAGGTGGGCGAGCGGCTCTTCTACGCCGCCGCCGCCAGCACCGACCACCGCCTGCCCGATTTGAGTAGCATGGTCGACGACTACTGGAAGCTGCGCTACCGCCGCACCCTGCAAAGCTGGAAAACCACCAACTTGCCCCCGGTTATCACCCACAATCTCGTGGACGATGCGGGCGACGACATCCTGAACTTTCTGCGTCGGGCCAACTTGGTCAACAACCAGCACGACCGGGTTAAAATCGTGTACCACCCCGATTTCGTGTCGCCCACCTCACCCCTGTTTGGCATGGAGTACGGGCAGTTTGTGCGCGGCTGCCACCTGGGTATTTTCCCCAGCTACTATGAACCCTGGGGCTACACCCCGCTTGAGTGCGTGGCCCGCGGCGTACCAGCCATTACTTCCGACTTGTCGGGCTTCGGCGACTACGTCATGGAAACCGTGCCCGACCACGAGGCCAAGGGCATCTATGTGGTGAAGCGGCAGGAGAAAAGTTTCGACGAATCGGCTGAGGAGCTGACCGACATGCTCTGGAACTTCGTGCAGCTCAACCGCCGGGAACGAATCATGCAGCGCAACAACGTGGAAAGCTCCGCTGAGCTCTACGACTGGAAAAACCTGCGCGTGCACTATGACCGCGCCTACACGCTGGCCCTGGAAAGACAGTAAATATGACCAACTAATACGGATTTATGCCTCCGTATTAACTACCGGAAGCCCCGCTAATTAATTTGAGGAAAATTCCTTTAATTCAATTAGTGGGGCTTCGTTATTTCTTAATGTTTACCTTTTCCCTTTACCCAGTGCTGGGCCGTCTGCGAATTACCGCGCTGCTTTTTCTGGTAGGTGCTACCACCACCCTGGCCCGTGAATTCTGGCTGCTACCGCCACATTTTTTTGTGGTGCCCGGCACCCGAATTAATCTGCATGTATTTGTGGGAGACAATTTTATTGGCAGCCGCTGGCCTGGTAAATCCAGCCGGCTTACCAGCTTCGTGCACTACGCTCCCACCGATACAGTGGACCTGACCAAAACTGCCACCGAGCAAGACACACTCAGCACCTCGGTCGAAGTCATTCAGTTGGGCGTGCACCTGCTGGCTTTCAGTACCAACAGTGCCTTCACCGAGCTCGACGCGGAGCAGTTTAACGCATACCTGAAAGAGAATGGCTTAGAGCGAGTTAGCTACCTGCGCCAGCAGCGCGGCGAAACCACTAAGCCCGGCCGGGAGCTGTACCGGCGCTGCGCCAAAAGCCTGGTACAGGTGGGCCCGGCCGGCCTCGACACTAGCCGCGTGCATCGCTGGGTAACGGGCCAGCCTCTGGAAATTATTCCCGAGCAAAACCCTTATGCCCTCAGGCCTGGTGCCTCCCTGACCTGCCTGGTGCTGTACAAGGGTCAGCCCCTGCCCGCCACGCTGGTGCAGGTGTGGCAGCGCACCGGTGGCCAATCCCAAGTAATTAAATTGTACACCAACAAAAACGGCCGCGTGCTGTTTCGCCTTAACAGCCCAGGCAACTACATGGTTAGTTCTGTGTACATGGAAACAGCCACCGACCGGAAAGCGGCCGACTGGCAAAGTACCTGGGCCACGCTGACGTTTGGAATGGCCGGACGGAACACTAAATAATTTCTATTTTTTGTCTACCTTGAATGCCCCGGAGGCCTTCTGTACTGGAACATTTTTTTCTTACCTTCGCAACTCTATTAAACTCGAACCACCGACGGCATGAAGTACTCGATTGATAAAAAGGAAACTTACACGATTATCACCATTGACGAGAAGAAGCTCGACACTACCGTAGCTCCCGACCTGAAATCGGAATTCGTGAAGCTGAATGCTGAAGGCATCAACAACCTGATTCTGGACTTGAGCAACGTGAAGTACACGGACTCGTCGGGCCTCAGCTCTATCCTTATTGCCAACCGCCTGTGCAACTCGACCGGCGGCCTGCTCGTGCTCACCGGCCTGCAGGACCACGTTATGAAGCTCATCACCATCTCCAAGCTGGAGTCGGTACTGCACATTCTGCCCACCGTGGAAGAAGGCATTGACCGCATCTTCCTGCACGCCATCGAGCGCGACCTGACCAGCAAAGAATAGTTTATTAGAAGCTGTAAGCTGTTGGCGGTTAGCTGTTAGTTGTTCAGACTAGCGACTAACGGCCAGCAGCTTTTTCTTTTTCTCATCTTTAAAAAAGCGAATGGCCCTCCGCTACTAGCTACCAGCTTATTTTGGAGTTTGAGTTGAAAATCCTGGGTAGTGCCTCGGCCACACCCTTTCTGAATCGGCACCACACGGCCCAGGTGCTCACGGTGGGCAACCAGTCCTACCTGATTGATTGTGGGGAAGGCACCCAGCGCCGCCTGGTGGAGTATAAAGTGCGGCACCAGCGCCTGCGCACCATTTTTATTTCCCACCTGCACGGCGACCATTTCTTCGGGCTGTTCGGGCTGCTTTCTACCATGCACCTGCAGGGCCGCACCGAGCCGGTACAGCTCTTTGGCCCCGCCGGCCTGGATGAGATTCTGACCACTCAGTTTCGCTACTCCCATACCCAGCTCTCGTTCGACCTGCAGTTTACCGCCGTCGAGCCCGACCAACACGCCCTGGTGTATGAGGACCGCCACCTGACGGTGCACACGCTGCCCATGCGCCACCGAATTCCGTGCTGCGGCTACCTGTTCCGGGAAAAGCCCAAGCGCCGCCACCTCGATAAAGGCCGCCTGCCCGAAGGCCTGACGGCCGCCCAGCTCAGCCGGCTGGCCCAGGGCGAAGACCTACACGATGAAGCCGGCACTCTGCTGATCAGTAACGACGCTGTAACGACGGCGCCCAATCATTCGCGCAGCTACGCCTACTGCTCCGATACGCTCTACACCGAAAGCACTGCTGACCTGGTGCGCGGCGTCGATCTGCTGTATCACGAGGCCACCTTTTTGGAAGAAATGCGTGACCGGGCTGCTACCACCCACCACTCCACGGCCCGGCAGGCCGCTTTGCTGGCCAAGAAAGCCCAGGTACGCCAGTTGCTTATCGGCCACTTCTCGTCGCGCTACCGCGACCTAGAACCCTTGCTGCGCGAAGCCGAAGCCGTTTTTGAGCCCGTCGAGCTGGCCACCGAAGGCAAAACGGTCAGCATTCCGGAGTAATTGACTGGTAGAGCTCAGAGCCGGGAACCCAGCGTTTGAATTCGTTTTGTACCCTTCGCTAATCGGCTTATTTTCTGCTCAGCGCTGAGTTCTCAACTCCAAGTTCTACTTCCAAAGTCCTTCCCTTGAAAACATTCGCCCACAAGAAAAACCAACTGTACCTGGTGCTCAGTGGCATTTTCATTGTCAATGCCCTACTGGCCGAAATTATTGGCGTCAAGATTTTTTCCCTGGAGCCTCTTATCGGCCGGCCCGACAACCTGACGGCGGGCGTGCTGATCTGGCCCGTGGTGTTCGTCACGACGGACATCATCAATGAGTACTTCGGCAAGGAAGGCGTGCTGCGGGTGAGCTACCTCACGGCCGCCCTAATTCTGTTTGCCTTCCTGGTTATCTACGCTACCACCAAGCTGCCACCAGCCGCTTTCTGGCTCGATGTAAACAGCAAGGACCCGCAGGGCCAGCCCATCAACATCGACTTTGCCTACCAGATGATTTTCCGTCAGGGTCTGGGCATTATTGCCGGCTCCCTGACGGCCTTTGCCATTGGACAGGTGCTGGACGCCACTGTGTTTCAGGCTCTTCGCCGGGCTACCAAGGGCCGCTACGTGTGGCTGCGCGCCACTGGCTCCACGCTCGTGTCCCAGCTC
Above is a genomic segment from Hymenobacter cellulosivorans containing:
- a CDS encoding DUF421 domain-containing protein translates to MKPEEIHLTDYMRILLGQVPWSFLLEVAIRAIFLYALIVVSMRLMGKRMSSQLSRHELAAISSIAAAIGVPIQAPDRGLLPALLIAAVIIAVQRLVFWESYRNRKFETVTQGQVSAMVEDGCLQYDAMRESVLSQERVFAELRQKGYDNLGKVRRMYMEASGAFTIVPQSPPRPGLTLIPSWDEDFLRDQHKAPDTYACCHCGNVQHSHQQQPGTCSNCQHQEWSPAVVAA
- a CDS encoding alpha-amylase family glycosyl hydrolase, which gives rise to MPVSAISPTPTLQAGMGALPHALGTTFRVWAPNADAVSVVGPFNDWDSTAHPLAHEADGYWAADIADLGPGTEYKFWLRSGDAELTRNDPYAREVTHSAGNSVVPTHEFDWEDDKFQMPAWNELVIYELHVGTFHAPDPARPGTFLDVVEKLDYLRELGINAIEIMPPTEFPGGRSWGYNPAHPFALETDYGGPLAFKELVKQAHRHGIAVILDVVYNHFGPGDLDLWQFDGWHENEGGGIYFYNDWRAETPWGHNRPDYGRPEVRRYIRDNALMWLEDYRVDGLRCDSISHIRNVDGSNDPTRDLPEGWSLMKWINEEIQAKMPWKITIAEDLQGNPYITRATTDEGQGFSAQWDAAFVNILREALTTPHDADRNLTAVAEIIGHTYNGDAFQRIAYTESHDEVANGKSRVTEEIMPGDAHSWFPKKRATLGAALVFTAPGIPMMFQGQEMLADGYFSDDQPLEWQHADQHAGLVHLYRDLIRLRRNLDGQTRGLLGQHTAITHLNDADKILAFRRWDQGGPGDETIILANFADQTHPAYTIGLPAGGQWRVRFNSDWEGYDEEFGNFESVDSEATEGEYDGLPFQASFGLAPYSVLIISQEAF
- a CDS encoding glycosyltransferase, yielding MQVPLPTPEAISPDALLVEVAWEVCNQVGGIYTVIRSKVPATVLGWEDRYCLLGPYFASQAQSEFEPLEDYAFEKLPADDPFAAAVRQMRAQGYEVHYGHWLVTGKPRVVLINPYQAYDRLGQIKADLWNHHGIPTPDNDDLLHQVEAFGNQAKHFLKLLAEAVVPPKRVIAHFHEWMTGVAIPDLRREQVPLHIVFTTHATLLGRYLAMNDPNFYDHLMQVNWAAEAVHFNIETAVRIERAAAHGSHVFTTVSELTVRECIYLLDRIPDAVLPNGLNIERFVALHEFQNLHQLYKSKIHEFVMAHFFQSYSFDLDNTLYLFTSGRYEYHNKGFDLTLEALARLNYRIQQSGLEGQVVMFFITKRPFHSINPQVLQSRAILEEVHETCEAIERQVGERLFYAAAASTDHRLPDLSSMVDDYWKLRYRRTLQSWKTTNLPPVITHNLVDDAGDDILNFLRRANLVNNQHDRVKIVYHPDFVSPTSPLFGMEYGQFVRGCHLGIFPSYYEPWGYTPLECVARGVPAITSDLSGFGDYVMETVPDHEAKGIYVVKRQEKSFDESAEELTDMLWNFVQLNRRERIMQRNNVESSAELYDWKNLRVHYDRAYTLALERQ
- a CDS encoding DUF4198 domain-containing protein, whose translation is MFTFSLYPVLGRLRITALLFLVGATTTLAREFWLLPPHFFVVPGTRINLHVFVGDNFIGSRWPGKSSRLTSFVHYAPTDTVDLTKTATEQDTLSTSVEVIQLGVHLLAFSTNSAFTELDAEQFNAYLKENGLERVSYLRQQRGETTKPGRELYRRCAKSLVQVGPAGLDTSRVHRWVTGQPLEIIPEQNPYALRPGASLTCLVLYKGQPLPATLVQVWQRTGGQSQVIKLYTNKNGRVLFRLNSPGNYMVSSVYMETATDRKAADWQSTWATLTFGMAGRNTK
- a CDS encoding STAS domain-containing protein encodes the protein MKYSIDKKETYTIITIDEKKLDTTVAPDLKSEFVKLNAEGINNLILDLSNVKYTDSSGLSSILIANRLCNSTGGLLVLTGLQDHVMKLITISKLESVLHILPTVEEGIDRIFLHAIERDLTSKE
- a CDS encoding ribonuclease Z, with protein sequence MEFELKILGSASATPFLNRHHTAQVLTVGNQSYLIDCGEGTQRRLVEYKVRHQRLRTIFISHLHGDHFFGLFGLLSTMHLQGRTEPVQLFGPAGLDEILTTQFRYSHTQLSFDLQFTAVEPDQHALVYEDRHLTVHTLPMRHRIPCCGYLFREKPKRRHLDKGRLPEGLTAAQLSRLAQGEDLHDEAGTLLISNDAVTTAPNHSRSYAYCSDTLYTESTADLVRGVDLLYHEATFLEEMRDRAATTHHSTARQAALLAKKAQVRQLLIGHFSSRYRDLEPLLREAEAVFEPVELATEGKTVSIPE
- a CDS encoding queuosine precursor transporter, whose protein sequence is MKTFAHKKNQLYLVLSGIFIVNALLAEIIGVKIFSLEPLIGRPDNLTAGVLIWPVVFVTTDIINEYFGKEGVLRVSYLTAALILFAFLVIYATTKLPPAAFWLDVNSKDPQGQPINIDFAYQMIFRQGLGIIAGSLTAFAIGQVLDATVFQALRRATKGRYVWLRATGSTLVSQLVDSFVVLFVAFYVFGNWSFDQVLDVANTNYWYKFAAAILLTPVLYLAHFLIDRYLGVEETVELQQEAAADVSV